One Brevibacterium spongiae DNA segment encodes these proteins:
- a CDS encoding RNA-binding S4 domain-containing protein yields the protein METIEIRGESIKLGQLLKLHGVAEHGAMAKDMIADGEVTVNGEVETRRGATIRPGDRVEALGEAIEVALEQA from the coding sequence ATGGAGACGATCGAGATCCGCGGCGAGTCGATCAAGCTCGGTCAGCTGCTCAAACTCCACGGTGTCGCCGAGCACGGAGCCATGGCCAAGGACATGATCGCCGACGGTGAGGTCACCGTCAACGGTGAGGTCGAGACCCGCCGAGGTGCGACGATCCGGCCCGGCGACCGAGTCGAGGCACTCGGTGAAGCCATCGAGGTGGCACTCGAGCAAGCCTGA
- a CDS encoding LytR C-terminal domain-containing protein — MTDEFDEIEPGRRSGAHRQESAASSNIGAISLVIVLALVAVLLVVAAINIIVSSMGNPESKVADPPASESASAEPSPSESEVSVADDSLTVDVLNGSGVSGAAKKFSEAVDEKGWKLGQVGNYSTNLTDSTVYYNGEENASQAKLVAESLGISATEASTDFEADVTVVICSDIADRGPEPSGGEGSE; from the coding sequence ATGACCGACGAATTCGACGAGATCGAGCCCGGCCGGCGCAGCGGTGCCCATCGACAGGAATCCGCAGCGTCGTCGAACATCGGTGCCATCTCGCTGGTCATCGTGCTCGCCCTGGTCGCGGTCCTGCTCGTCGTGGCCGCCATCAACATCATCGTCTCGTCGATGGGCAACCCCGAATCGAAGGTCGCCGATCCGCCGGCTTCGGAATCGGCTTCGGCCGAACCCTCGCCGAGCGAGAGCGAAGTCAGCGTCGCTGATGACTCGCTCACCGTCGACGTCCTCAACGGCTCCGGCGTCTCGGGTGCTGCGAAGAAGTTCTCCGAAGCGGTCGACGAGAAGGGCTGGAAGCTCGGGCAGGTCGGCAACTACTCGACGAACCTCACCGATTCGACCGTGTACTACAACGGCGAGGAGAACGCCTCGCAGGCGAAGCTCGTTGCCGAATCGCTCGGCATTTCGGCCACGGAGGCATCGACGGACTTCGAAGCCGATGTCACGGTCGTCATCTGCTCGGACATCGCCGACCGGGGACCTGAGCCCAGCGGAGGCGAAGGCTCGGAGTGA
- a CDS encoding DUF1707 SHOCT-like domain-containing protein, with protein sequence MNASPLWSRFSADPRSYGQVRASDADRAVVSDVLSEGYALGQLDVEEFDERTEAAAKIKTLGEVPELIEDLVLSDAAETEPGQLDDAGRAQALARLEADRVPITPEQIDAAAQKYYRDRVRRSLLGAVAGPAGIVLAIWAISSIASGQFIFFWPIFVILPMLFGGLRRIANKDEIIRNRRRELTRRARAHLGDAEAKRQLEQGEDPPRDYEADFGTGLQPPHPSHPPYSPGQISRRDDRHRRRDGRRHRRDNPWD encoded by the coding sequence ATGAACGCCAGTCCCCTCTGGTCGCGGTTCAGCGCAGATCCGCGATCGTATGGGCAGGTCCGAGCCTCTGATGCCGATCGCGCGGTCGTCAGTGATGTCCTCTCGGAGGGTTACGCCCTCGGTCAGCTCGACGTGGAGGAGTTCGATGAACGCACCGAGGCGGCTGCGAAGATCAAAACGCTAGGAGAAGTCCCAGAGCTGATCGAGGACCTCGTCCTCTCCGATGCCGCCGAGACCGAGCCCGGCCAGCTCGACGATGCGGGGCGCGCGCAGGCTCTGGCTCGCCTGGAGGCCGATCGGGTGCCGATCACGCCGGAGCAGATCGATGCGGCGGCGCAGAAGTACTACCGGGATCGGGTGCGCAGGTCTCTGCTCGGAGCCGTCGCGGGCCCGGCCGGGATCGTCCTGGCGATCTGGGCGATCTCGTCGATCGCCTCTGGCCAGTTCATCTTCTTCTGGCCGATCTTCGTCATCCTGCCCATGCTCTTCGGAGGCCTGCGCCGGATTGCGAACAAGGACGAGATCATCCGCAATCGCAGACGTGAGCTCACGCGTCGAGCTCGGGCCCACCTCGGCGATGCCGAGGCCAAACGACAGCTCGAACAGGGTGAGGATCCCCCGCGAGATTACGAAGCCGACTTCGGTACGGGGCTGCAGCCGCCGCATCCGTCCCACCCGCCGTACTCCCCCGGGCAGATCTCACGTCGGGATGATCGGCACCGGCGCCGGGACGGCCGTCGTCATCGTCGCGACAATCCCTGGGACTGA
- the groL gene encoding chaperonin GroEL (60 kDa chaperone family; promotes refolding of misfolded polypeptides especially under stressful conditions; forms two stacked rings of heptamers to form a barrel-shaped 14mer; ends can be capped by GroES; misfolded proteins enter the barrel where they are refolded when GroES binds): MAKMIAFDEEARRGLEAGLNQLADAVKVTLGPRGRNVVLEKQWGAPTITNDGVSIAKEIELEDPYEKIGAELVKEVAKKTDDVAGDGTTTATVLAQALVREGLRNVAAGADPLSLKRGIEKAVEAVTQVLLNNAIDIETKEQIAATAGISAGDPAIGELIAEAIDKVGKEGVVTVEESNTFGLELELTEGMRFDKGYISGYFVTDTDRQEAVLEDPYILIVNSKISNVKDLLPVLEKVQQSNKPLFIIAEDVEGEALAVLVLNKLKGTFKSVAVKAPGFGDRRKAQLADIAILTGGQVVSEEVGLKLDSVTTDLLGTARKVVITKDETTIVEGAGDAEEIAGRVAQIRAEIENSDSDYDREKLQERLAKLAGGVAVIKAGAATEVELKETKHRIEDAVRNAKAAVEEGIVAGGGVSLIQAGKTAFADLALEGDEATGANIVKVAIEAPLKQIATNAGLEAGVVADKVANLEPGFGLNAATGEYEDLLAAGINDPVKVTRSALQNAASIAGLFLTTESVVADKPEKAAAADAGAGMDGMGGMGGMGF; the protein is encoded by the coding sequence ATGGCAAAGATGATTGCATTCGACGAGGAAGCTCGTCGGGGACTCGAAGCTGGCCTCAACCAGCTCGCGGACGCGGTCAAGGTGACCCTTGGACCCCGCGGTCGCAATGTCGTGCTCGAAAAGCAGTGGGGCGCACCGACCATCACCAACGATGGCGTGTCCATTGCCAAGGAGATCGAACTCGAGGATCCCTACGAGAAGATCGGCGCCGAGCTCGTCAAGGAAGTCGCCAAGAAGACTGACGACGTCGCAGGCGACGGAACCACCACCGCTACCGTGCTCGCACAGGCTCTCGTCCGCGAGGGACTGCGCAACGTGGCAGCCGGTGCTGATCCGCTCAGCCTCAAGCGCGGCATCGAGAAGGCCGTCGAGGCTGTGACGCAGGTTCTGCTGAACAACGCCATCGACATCGAGACCAAGGAACAGATCGCCGCCACCGCTGGCATCTCCGCTGGAGATCCCGCAATCGGTGAACTGATCGCCGAGGCCATCGACAAGGTCGGCAAGGAAGGCGTCGTCACCGTCGAGGAGTCCAACACCTTCGGACTCGAACTCGAACTGACCGAGGGTATGCGCTTCGACAAGGGCTACATCTCCGGTTACTTCGTCACCGACACCGATCGCCAGGAAGCTGTCCTTGAGGATCCCTACATCCTCATCGTCAACTCCAAGATCTCGAACGTGAAGGATCTGCTGCCCGTCCTCGAGAAGGTCCAGCAGTCCAACAAGCCGCTGTTCATCATCGCCGAAGACGTCGAGGGCGAAGCCCTGGCCGTCCTGGTGCTGAACAAGCTCAAGGGCACCTTCAAGTCCGTGGCAGTCAAGGCTCCGGGCTTCGGTGACCGCCGCAAGGCTCAGCTCGCCGACATCGCCATCCTCACCGGTGGCCAGGTTGTGTCCGAGGAAGTCGGGCTCAAGCTCGACAGCGTGACCACCGATCTGCTGGGTACCGCCCGCAAGGTCGTCATCACCAAGGACGAGACCACCATCGTCGAGGGCGCAGGAGACGCCGAGGAGATCGCCGGACGGGTCGCACAGATCCGCGCCGAGATCGAGAACTCGGACTCCGACTACGACCGTGAGAAGCTGCAGGAACGTCTGGCCAAGCTGGCCGGCGGTGTTGCAGTCATCAAGGCCGGAGCCGCCACCGAGGTTGAGCTCAAGGAAACCAAGCACCGTATCGAAGATGCCGTGCGCAACGCCAAGGCTGCTGTGGAAGAGGGAATCGTCGCCGGTGGCGGCGTGTCCCTGATCCAGGCGGGCAAGACCGCTTTCGCCGACCTCGCACTCGAGGGAGACGAAGCAACCGGTGCCAACATCGTCAAGGTTGCCATCGAAGCTCCGCTCAAGCAGATCGCCACGAACGCCGGCCTCGAAGCCGGTGTGGTTGCCGACAAGGTCGCCAACCTCGAACCCGGATTCGGCCTCAACGCCGCAACCGGTGAGTACGAGGACCTGCTGGCCGCCGGCATCAATGACCCGGTCAAGGTGACCCGCTCTGCTCTGCAGAACGCTGCCTCGATCGCCGGTCTGTTCCTCACCACCGAGTCGGTCGTCGCCGACAAGCCCGAAAAGGCCGCAGCTGCAGACGCAGGTGCCGGCATGGACGGCATGGGTGGAATGGGCGGCATGGGCTTCTGA
- a CDS encoding TSUP family transporter, whose translation MEPVVVLILFAVFLGALSQRVTGMGFGLVSGPFLVLLLDPFSGIILVNICGIVASFSVFARTFAEVEWPSFRHLALGAVIGTIPGALIASALPTAPLQILIGLLIIVSLISSLTLGRLGRRIPANLGTRMGTGILSGAMSAAAGAGGPAVSAYAVLTNWEQRSFAATLQPFLVVGTASAVVAKVIVHGGVWPDLTMGTWIGLGLVLVAGLVGGDVLSRRVDTSIARIGMLVLAFGGGAAALVKGIVGLV comes from the coding sequence GTGGAACCCGTCGTCGTGCTCATCCTCTTCGCAGTGTTCCTCGGCGCCTTGTCCCAACGGGTCACCGGAATGGGATTCGGCCTGGTCAGCGGCCCGTTCCTCGTCCTCCTCCTCGACCCGTTCAGCGGCATCATCCTCGTCAACATCTGTGGGATCGTCGCGTCGTTCTCCGTCTTCGCCCGCACCTTCGCCGAGGTGGAATGGCCGTCGTTCCGTCACCTGGCCCTCGGCGCGGTGATCGGGACGATCCCGGGAGCGCTCATCGCCTCGGCTCTGCCGACCGCTCCGCTGCAGATCCTCATCGGCCTGCTCATCATCGTCTCCCTCATCAGTTCCCTGACGCTGGGCAGGCTGGGCCGTCGGATTCCGGCGAACCTGGGCACCCGGATGGGAACCGGAATACTGTCCGGAGCAATGTCGGCGGCTGCGGGAGCCGGTGGACCTGCGGTGAGCGCCTATGCGGTGCTGACGAACTGGGAGCAGAGGTCGTTCGCGGCCACTCTGCAGCCGTTCCTCGTCGTCGGGACCGCCTCGGCGGTGGTGGCGAAGGTGATCGTCCACGGCGGGGTCTGGCCAGATCTGACGATGGGAACGTGGATCGGACTCGGACTCGTCCTCGTGGCAGGACTGGTCGGCGGTGACGTGCTGTCGCGGCGTGTCGACACCTCGATCGCACGGATCGGGATGCTCGTCCTCGCCTTCGGCGGGGGAGCCGCCGCGCTGGTCAAAGGCATCGTCGGGCTGGTCTGA
- a CDS encoding aldehyde dehydrogenase family protein: MSEFPEAKNWKMLIGGEWVDAADGDTTDVITPIDRNVVIAKVPNGKEADADRAVKAARKAFPEWAALPFKERQKKLVACADALEAASEELAQLTALDTGNAIRTQARPETIILADLFRYMGGVAGEVKGNTLPAGDKQLQYTKRVPLGVVAGILPWNSPLMIAAFKTPAAIAAGNTIVLKCAEDAPLTILKMAEVIADILPAGVLNVVTGKGSVIGEALNVHPDVDKVSFTGSTSVGRHVAEVAGGRLAHSSMELGGKSPNIIFPDSNDEDTLEQVLLSTRFARQGQSCTMGSRLFLHEDIYDDFLGKLVDAVSKMKVGDPRDEDSDIGCIINQKQYDQVASYIELGKSMDGVEIAYDGSDSLEVGEPGFYHAPVIFSKAKNDWQTSREEIFGPVLSVIPWKDIDEVIDMANDSDFGLAAFVFTKDVDAALTMANRIESGWVQVNQGGGQLAGQSYGGMKTSGFGREASLEGMLEGFTQIKQVNIRIR; encoded by the coding sequence ATGTCGGAATTCCCAGAGGCCAAGAACTGGAAGATGCTCATCGGCGGCGAGTGGGTCGACGCTGCTGACGGCGACACCACCGATGTCATCACCCCCATCGACCGCAACGTCGTCATCGCCAAGGTCCCCAACGGCAAAGAGGCCGACGCCGACCGTGCCGTCAAGGCTGCACGCAAGGCCTTCCCCGAGTGGGCGGCCCTGCCGTTCAAGGAACGCCAGAAGAAGCTTGTGGCCTGCGCCGATGCGCTCGAAGCCGCCTCGGAGGAGCTGGCTCAGCTCACCGCCCTGGACACCGGCAACGCGATCCGCACCCAGGCCCGCCCGGAGACGATCATCCTGGCCGACCTGTTCCGCTACATGGGCGGAGTCGCCGGTGAGGTCAAGGGCAACACCCTGCCAGCCGGAGACAAGCAGCTGCAGTACACGAAGCGCGTGCCGCTGGGCGTCGTGGCCGGCATCCTGCCGTGGAACTCGCCGCTGATGATCGCGGCCTTCAAGACACCTGCCGCGATCGCCGCCGGCAATACGATCGTCCTCAAGTGCGCCGAGGATGCACCGCTGACGATCCTCAAGATGGCCGAGGTCATCGCCGACATCCTGCCCGCCGGTGTGCTCAACGTGGTCACCGGCAAGGGATCGGTCATCGGTGAGGCCCTCAACGTCCACCCCGACGTCGACAAGGTCTCGTTCACCGGTTCGACGAGCGTCGGCCGTCACGTCGCCGAGGTGGCCGGTGGCCGTCTCGCACATTCGTCGATGGAGCTCGGCGGCAAGTCCCCGAACATCATCTTCCCGGACTCGAACGATGAGGACACCCTCGAGCAGGTGCTCCTGTCGACGCGCTTCGCTCGTCAGGGCCAGTCGTGCACCATGGGTTCGCGTCTGTTCCTCCACGAGGACATCTACGACGACTTCCTGGGCAAGCTCGTCGACGCTGTCTCGAAGATGAAGGTCGGCGACCCCCGCGATGAGGACTCCGACATCGGCTGCATCATCAACCAGAAGCAGTACGACCAGGTCGCCAGCTACATCGAACTCGGAAAGTCGATGGACGGTGTGGAGATCGCCTACGACGGCTCCGATTCCCTTGAGGTCGGCGAGCCCGGCTTCTACCACGCACCCGTGATCTTCTCGAAGGCGAAGAACGACTGGCAGACGAGCCGCGAGGAGATCTTCGGCCCCGTCCTCTCGGTCATCCCGTGGAAGGACATCGACGAGGTCATCGACATGGCCAACGATTCCGACTTCGGTCTCGCTGCCTTCGTCTTCACGAAGGACGTCGACGCGGCACTGACCATGGCCAACCGGATCGAATCCGGTTGGGTGCAGGTCAACCAGGGCGGCGGCCAGCTGGCCGGCCAGTCCTACGGCGGCATGAAGACCTCAGGCTTCGGACGTGAGGCATCGCTGGAAGGCATGCTCGAAGGCTTCACCCAGATCAAGCAGGTCAACATCCGAATCCGCTGA
- a CDS encoding cold-shock protein has translation MAQGTVKWFNAEKGYGFITLEGDNQDVFVHWSAIQMDGYRSLEEGQQVQFEVGEGQKGPQAESVTLL, from the coding sequence ATGGCACAAGGTACCGTCAAGTGGTTCAACGCTGAAAAGGGCTATGGATTCATCACCCTCGAAGGCGACAACCAGGACGTGTTCGTTCACTGGAGCGCAATCCAGATGGACGGCTACCGCTCTCTCGAAGAGGGCCAGCAGGTTCAGTTCGAAGTTGGAGAAGGACAAAAGGGTCCTCAGGCGGAGTCCGTCACCCTCCTCTGA
- a CDS encoding DUF3263 domain-containing protein → MPPNNDTSELSELEVAVLEFERRWWKYGGAKDHAIRERFDMSATSYFQILNSLLDNPAALASDPMLVKRLRRIRSTRQSERAQARVSR, encoded by the coding sequence ATGCCGCCGAACAACGACACCTCAGAACTGAGCGAGCTCGAGGTGGCCGTTTTGGAGTTCGAGCGGCGGTGGTGGAAATACGGCGGAGCCAAGGATCACGCGATTCGTGAGCGCTTCGACATGTCCGCCACCAGCTACTTCCAGATCCTCAACTCGCTTCTCGACAACCCTGCAGCTCTGGCCAGCGACCCCATGCTGGTCAAGCGCCTTCGCCGGATCCGCAGCACGCGGCAGAGCGAACGCGCCCAAGCCCGCGTCTCGAGGTAG